In Syntrophales bacterium, a single genomic region encodes these proteins:
- a CDS encoding acyl-CoA dehydratase activase-related protein, giving the protein MREHQLRAGVDLGSTTAKLLVIDDSEKILFSSYRRHNAHIIETLAAILEDSEESIGNRPLTLSFTGSAGMGVADGLGAQFIQEVVAAGEVTRRHFPDTRVLIDIGGEDSKMIFFPPDRAPDIRMNGSCAGGTGAFIDQMATLLNLSINELDELSSRHNRIHPVASRCGVFAKTDIQNLVSRKIDLPDICASILQAVTYQNLNSLARGTTIHPKVLLCGGPLIFLAGLRESLRTALGMPEKDFIIPEAGLFFPAWGTALTSGQGSPAATPREWRRMIEPLSGASGARQDRLPPLFSDERAYELWERDRQVMNIADVDPHEAEPPFFIGIDSGSTTSKIMVIDSRERCVFSDYRPNQGSPVDAVKNALEEFVDYAGRHMKDVSLAAGKATGYGEDLIGAAFDLDQGVVETMAHWRAAEKCDPRVSFVLDIGGQDMKALFIRDQAIDRIEINEACSSGCGSFIEGFAQSLGLTAESFARRACDSRAPCDLGTRCTVFMNSRIKQAQRENAPIEDIAAGLAYGVIKNTLYKVLKLREPSELGKNVVVQGGTFKNPAVRKALELLTGSSVSSSDRPEMMGAYGAALLAKEVWETDPSATRMVKLDSLDRRGEFRTREVRCKGCTNQCVVTIYSFSGGRNFYTGNKCERYFGNRGGGKTRGTNLFSKRNEFLFNDIPQAVEPALNVTVGIPRILDMYENFPFWSTLLTECGFDVVPSSESSQEIYEKGLGAIMADNICFPAKLAHGHVVDLVEKGVDRVLYPLTFHESPEDVGVVNSYNCPIVASYAEVLKAPLERPGDGTPIFDAPPVSFRDEKLLKKGCRSYLQSLGISRGRFNQAFAQALAAQQRFRNALESSGKELLEQAADEGRPVVILAGRPYHADPLIEHQTSEMLADLGASVIPCEVASGLCETSINEFTVIPQWTFPNRLIKAARWVADQPSNSIQYVMLNSFGCGPDAFIMDEIRDILSEKGKPLTAIKIDEISSTGSARLRLRSLMETMERRASHLPERKDITRKTPPYLEKDRKKRIIGPYFADCYSPFFRPVFRLTGYDLNILPPPDKESVEYGMKYANNEICYPAIVVIGDIVKAFKSGLYDPETTVVGMSQTGGQCRATNYVPLIKKALIGAGYQNVPVIAAAHSKALANEQPGFNMAVHRIIRPAFASLLYADAIARMYYRTAVRERVPGQAETIRDHYLQAALPAVETDNTQGLLNHLEDAVTSFNEAIASEAPLPRIGIVGEIFLKYNSFSHMHVVDWMMAQNIEVSVPPLTDFVMQFFVNAAEKQRRFLDRRAALSRMISAFLEYYAGRMVERFEDILMGFRCYEPVASIYQKARMAEDIVSLSNQFGEGWLIPGEIAGFAREGIWNVVCLQPFGCIANQIVAKGIESRILQRYPMMNMLFLDFDAGTSEVNVLNRLHFMIENARRQVDRSRHLAQG; this is encoded by the coding sequence ATGAGAGAACATCAACTGCGGGCCGGTGTGGACCTCGGCTCGACGACGGCGAAATTGCTGGTCATTGATGATTCTGAAAAGATACTATTTTCATCATATCGCCGCCACAACGCGCACATAATAGAAACCCTCGCGGCAATTTTGGAAGACTCCGAAGAGAGCATCGGTAACCGTCCGCTGACACTATCATTTACGGGATCGGCGGGTATGGGCGTGGCCGACGGTCTCGGCGCTCAATTCATCCAGGAAGTTGTCGCCGCCGGTGAGGTGACACGCCGCCACTTTCCCGACACACGAGTCCTTATCGACATCGGCGGGGAAGACAGCAAGATGATTTTCTTCCCCCCTGACCGGGCGCCCGATATCCGCATGAACGGAAGTTGCGCCGGCGGGACCGGTGCCTTTATCGACCAGATGGCCACGCTGCTCAACCTGTCCATCAATGAGCTCGACGAGCTGTCCTCCCGTCACAACCGTATTCATCCCGTAGCTTCCCGATGCGGCGTTTTCGCCAAAACGGATATCCAGAACCTGGTCAGCCGAAAGATCGATCTGCCCGACATTTGCGCATCCATCCTGCAGGCCGTGACATACCAGAACCTGAATTCGCTGGCCAGGGGCACCACGATACACCCGAAAGTCCTCCTCTGCGGAGGGCCACTGATATTTCTTGCCGGGCTGCGGGAATCACTCCGAACCGCCCTGGGCATGCCCGAAAAGGACTTCATCATTCCTGAGGCGGGGCTGTTCTTTCCCGCCTGGGGCACGGCTTTGACATCGGGGCAGGGGTCTCCGGCAGCCACACCCCGAGAGTGGCGCCGCATGATAGAACCCCTGAGCGGAGCCTCCGGAGCCCGCCAGGATCGCCTGCCCCCGCTCTTTTCCGATGAAAGGGCCTATGAGCTGTGGGAACGGGACCGACAAGTAATGAACATCGCCGATGTAGATCCTCATGAGGCAGAGCCGCCATTCTTCATCGGCATCGACAGCGGCTCCACCACAAGCAAGATCATGGTGATTGATTCCCGTGAACGATGCGTTTTCAGCGATTACCGGCCGAACCAGGGAAGCCCTGTGGATGCTGTAAAGAACGCCCTCGAGGAATTTGTTGACTACGCCGGCCGGCACATGAAAGACGTCTCCCTCGCAGCGGGAAAGGCAACCGGCTACGGGGAAGATCTTATAGGCGCCGCCTTCGATCTTGATCAGGGTGTTGTGGAAACCATGGCCCACTGGCGCGCGGCGGAAAAGTGCGATCCCCGGGTGTCCTTCGTTCTCGATATCGGTGGTCAGGACATGAAGGCCCTCTTTATTCGGGACCAGGCCATCGACCGCATAGAGATCAACGAGGCCTGCTCATCGGGATGCGGATCTTTTATCGAGGGTTTTGCCCAGTCCCTGGGACTGACCGCTGAAAGCTTTGCCCGACGGGCCTGCGACTCACGGGCTCCCTGCGATCTCGGAACGCGATGCACCGTGTTCATGAACTCCCGCATCAAGCAGGCACAGCGGGAAAACGCTCCCATAGAAGATATCGCCGCCGGCCTTGCCTATGGGGTTATCAAAAACACACTGTACAAGGTTCTGAAGCTCCGCGAGCCGTCGGAACTGGGGAAAAACGTCGTGGTGCAGGGGGGAACCTTCAAAAACCCCGCTGTCAGGAAGGCACTCGAACTCCTTACGGGCTCCTCCGTCAGTTCCTCCGACAGGCCGGAGATGATGGGAGCCTACGGGGCGGCCCTGCTGGCAAAGGAGGTGTGGGAAACGGATCCATCCGCCACTCGCATGGTCAAGCTCGACTCTCTCGACCGGCGCGGGGAATTCCGAACCCGTGAGGTGCGATGCAAGGGGTGTACCAACCAGTGCGTCGTAACGATATACTCCTTCAGCGGCGGCCGCAACTTTTACACAGGCAACAAATGTGAACGCTATTTCGGAAACCGGGGAGGCGGAAAAACGAGGGGAACCAATCTTTTTTCAAAACGCAACGAGTTCCTATTCAATGACATTCCCCAGGCCGTCGAGCCGGCCCTGAACGTGACCGTCGGCATACCACGCATTCTCGACATGTACGAAAACTTCCCCTTCTGGAGCACACTTCTCACCGAGTGCGGGTTTGACGTTGTTCCGTCCTCTGAATCGAGCCAGGAAATCTATGAAAAGGGGCTGGGGGCCATCATGGCAGACAACATCTGCTTTCCCGCCAAACTCGCCCATGGTCATGTGGTGGATCTGGTTGAGAAAGGCGTCGACCGCGTCCTGTACCCGCTGACGTTCCATGAATCACCGGAAGATGTCGGTGTGGTCAACAGCTACAATTGCCCCATTGTGGCCAGCTATGCCGAAGTCCTCAAAGCTCCCCTGGAAAGGCCGGGAGACGGGACCCCGATCTTCGACGCGCCGCCCGTCTCTTTCCGGGACGAAAAACTGCTCAAGAAGGGCTGCCGATCCTACCTGCAGTCACTGGGCATCTCCCGGGGCCGCTTCAACCAAGCCTTCGCACAAGCCCTCGCCGCCCAGCAGCGATTTCGAAACGCCCTGGAAAGCAGTGGAAAGGAACTGCTCGAGCAGGCCGCAGATGAAGGGCGCCCGGTGGTGATCCTGGCGGGCCGTCCATATCATGCCGACCCGCTCATCGAACACCAGACATCGGAAATGCTGGCTGACCTGGGGGCCAGTGTAATCCCTTGCGAAGTAGCCTCAGGCTTGTGCGAAACCAGCATCAACGAATTCACGGTGATCCCTCAGTGGACGTTCCCCAACCGCCTCATCAAAGCGGCCCGGTGGGTGGCCGACCAGCCGAGCAACAGTATCCAATACGTGATGCTCAATTCCTTCGGCTGCGGCCCCGACGCTTTTATCATGGACGAAATACGGGACATATTGTCTGAAAAGGGCAAACCCCTGACAGCCATCAAGATTGATGAAATTTCAAGCACGGGTTCGGCCCGTCTGCGGCTTCGATCGCTCATGGAGACGATGGAACGCCGGGCTTCCCACCTGCCCGAACGCAAGGATATTACCAGAAAAACCCCACCCTACCTCGAGAAGGACCGGAAAAAGCGGATCATCGGACCCTACTTCGCCGACTGTTATTCACCTTTTTTCCGGCCCGTATTCCGCCTGACCGGGTACGATCTGAACATTCTCCCGCCACCCGACAAGGAATCCGTCGAATACGGCATGAAGTACGCCAACAACGAGATCTGCTACCCTGCCATTGTCGTTATCGGCGATATCGTCAAGGCCTTCAAAAGCGGTCTCTATGACCCGGAAACCACCGTGGTGGGGATGTCCCAGACGGGCGGGCAATGCCGAGCAACCAATTATGTCCCGCTCATCAAAAAGGCTCTCATCGGAGCCGGCTATCAGAACGTGCCTGTCATCGCGGCGGCCCACAGCAAGGCCCTGGCGAACGAGCAGCCGGGCTTCAACATGGCCGTGCACCGCATCATCCGGCCGGCCTTCGCCAGCCTGCTTTACGCCGATGCCATCGCCCGCATGTACTACAGGACGGCCGTACGGGAACGGGTGCCCGGACAGGCTGAAACCATCAGGGACCACTATCTGCAGGCGGCACTGCCGGCCGTCGAGACCGATAATACCCAGGGGCTTCTGAACCATCTGGAAGACGCCGTCACGTCTTTCAACGAAGCCATAGCCTCTGAAGCACCCCTCCCGAGAATCGGTATCGTCGGGGAAATTTTCCTGAAATACAACAGCTTCAGCCATATGCACGTAGTCGACTGGATGATGGCACAGAACATCGAGGTTTCTGTCCCCCCCCTCACGGATTTTGTCATGCAGTTTTTCGTCAACGCGGCAGAAAAGCAGCGCCGCTTCCTTGACCGACGGGCCGCCCTGTCACGGATGATCTCGGCTTTCCTTGAA
- the cimA gene encoding citramalate synthase produces MKKSTGKKKRLDVVVYDTTLRDGTQGEQVSVTAEEKIKIARRLDDAGFHYVEGGWPGSNPKDMRFFKLAKRQKYKNIRLAAFGSTRKQGVRTEECPNVRALLEACTPVVTIFGKSWDLHATEILGVSLEENLAMIGETVAFLKSRKKEVVYDAEHFFDGYRHNRPYALETIIRALSSGADWIVLCDTNGGSMTWELVDMIEDVKKIVPPERLGIHVHNDCGLAVANSIAAVNAGVPMVQGTINGYGERCGNADLVTIIGNVHLKMGRHCIPESSLETLTALSLYVSDLVNVAPLNSRPYVGKSAFAHKGGVHVSAILKNPIAYEHTSPELVGNHRRVVVSDLSGKSNIEYKARELGISLEGSEGAGRKVVREIKKMENEGYQFDAADGSLALLIKKTLGEFKEPFELVSFHVIDQKNRRRSSSSQATIKVSVGKEQEITAAEGNGPVNALDNALRKALRKFYPQLDDVHLVDFKVRIIEGSDGTAAKVRVLLESRDRDDLWTTIGVSENIIEASWRALADSIQYKLSKDGGH; encoded by the coding sequence ATGAAGAAGAGTACCGGGAAGAAAAAAAGGCTGGATGTGGTTGTGTATGATACGACCTTGCGGGACGGAACCCAGGGTGAGCAGGTAAGCGTTACAGCCGAGGAAAAGATCAAGATTGCCCGCAGGCTCGATGACGCGGGCTTTCATTACGTGGAAGGGGGGTGGCCCGGATCAAACCCGAAGGATATGCGGTTTTTCAAGCTGGCCAAACGTCAAAAGTACAAGAACATCCGCCTGGCCGCCTTCGGCAGTACCCGGAAACAGGGCGTAAGGACCGAAGAATGTCCTAACGTCCGGGCGCTCCTCGAGGCCTGCACGCCGGTGGTGACGATTTTCGGCAAGAGCTGGGATCTTCACGCCACGGAGATACTGGGCGTGTCCCTGGAGGAAAACCTGGCCATGATCGGTGAAACTGTGGCCTTTCTGAAGTCCCGAAAGAAAGAAGTCGTTTACGACGCGGAGCATTTCTTCGACGGTTACAGACACAACCGTCCCTACGCCCTGGAGACCATCATCCGGGCCCTTTCGTCGGGGGCCGATTGGATCGTTCTGTGCGACACCAACGGCGGTTCCATGACGTGGGAGCTTGTCGATATGATAGAGGACGTGAAAAAGATCGTTCCGCCGGAACGCCTGGGCATTCACGTACACAATGATTGCGGTCTCGCCGTGGCCAATTCCATAGCCGCCGTCAATGCCGGTGTTCCCATGGTACAGGGAACCATTAACGGTTACGGTGAACGGTGCGGCAACGCCGACCTGGTGACCATCATCGGCAATGTTCACCTCAAGATGGGTCGTCACTGCATTCCCGAGTCTTCCCTGGAAACGCTCACGGCGCTGTCGCTCTACGTGAGCGACCTGGTAAACGTAGCGCCCCTGAATTCACGCCCCTACGTAGGGAAAAGCGCCTTCGCCCACAAGGGGGGCGTCCACGTGAGCGCCATTCTCAAAAACCCCATCGCCTATGAGCACACCAGCCCGGAACTGGTGGGCAATCACCGCCGGGTTGTCGTGTCCGATCTTTCCGGAAAAAGCAACATTGAATACAAGGCCCGGGAACTGGGCATCTCTCTCGAGGGATCGGAGGGAGCCGGCAGGAAAGTGGTTCGAGAGATCAAAAAAATGGAAAACGAGGGATACCAGTTCGATGCCGCGGACGGATCATTGGCGCTCCTTATCAAGAAGACCCTGGGTGAATTCAAGGAACCCTTCGAGTTGGTGTCCTTTCATGTCATCGACCAGAAAAATCGCAGACGATCCTCCAGTTCACAGGCAACCATCAAGGTGTCCGTGGGTAAGGAACAGGAAATCACCGCCGCGGAGGGCAACGGTCCCGTGAATGCCCTCGATAACGCTCTCAGGAAGGCATTGAGAAAATTTTATCCCCAACTCGACGATGTACACCTGGTTGACTTCAAGGTCCGCATTATCGAGGGAAGTGACGGAACAGCCGCGAAGGTCAGGGTTCTCCTGGAGTCGCGGGACCGGGATGACCTGTGGACCACCATCGGCGTGTCGGAGAACATTATAGAGGCCAGTTGGCGGGCCCTCGCAGACAGCATTCAGTACAAATTGAGCAAAGACGGGGGACACTGA
- the leuC gene encoding 3-isopropylmalate dehydratase large subunit has translation MPMTITEKILAAHAGKDTLHPGDLVQVRVDMALANDITAPIAIQVFGETGRETVFDRDRTALVADHFVPNKDIASAEQVKLLRDFARRQKLTHYYEGGDVGIEHVILPEKGLVLPGQVVIGADSHTCTYGALGAFSTGVGSTDLGVIMATGETWLKVPPTIRVNFEGTLKPYVGGKDLILHLIGMIGVEGALYSALEFGGAVIRNMPMYQRLTMANMAIEAGAKNGIVEPDDITRAFVKDRAPETADRAVYCRSDSDARYERVIDIDVSTLGPQIAFPHSPANVRDITTGDAVALDQVFIGSCTNGSLEDLRDAASILRGRRAAAGLRLIVIPGSPRIYREAVREGIIETFLEAGAVIGPPCCGPCLGGHMGILASGERALATTNRNFVGRMGHTESFVYLANPFVAAASAILGRIGGPDDL, from the coding sequence ATGCCCATGACCATTACGGAAAAGATCCTGGCGGCCCATGCGGGGAAGGATACCCTTCACCCGGGTGATCTTGTGCAGGTACGGGTTGACATGGCTCTCGCGAATGACATCACGGCCCCCATAGCCATCCAGGTCTTCGGCGAAACGGGCCGTGAAACGGTCTTCGACCGGGACCGCACAGCCCTGGTCGCGGATCATTTCGTGCCGAACAAGGACATCGCTTCGGCCGAACAGGTGAAGCTGTTGCGGGATTTTGCCCGCCGTCAGAAACTGACCCACTATTACGAGGGTGGCGACGTGGGGATCGAGCACGTGATCCTTCCTGAAAAGGGTCTTGTTCTTCCGGGTCAGGTAGTGATCGGTGCCGACAGCCACACCTGCACCTATGGAGCCCTGGGCGCCTTCTCCACCGGCGTGGGAAGCACCGACCTGGGCGTCATTATGGCGACCGGTGAAACATGGCTCAAGGTTCCCCCGACCATTCGCGTCAATTTCGAGGGAACGCTGAAGCCCTATGTAGGCGGGAAGGATTTGATTCTCCATCTCATCGGCATGATCGGTGTTGAGGGCGCTCTCTATTCGGCCCTCGAGTTCGGTGGCGCCGTTATAAGGAACATGCCCATGTATCAGCGGCTGACCATGGCCAACATGGCAATAGAGGCGGGCGCCAAGAACGGCATCGTCGAACCGGACGACATAACACGGGCCTTTGTAAAGGACAGGGCCCCGGAAACCGCTGACCGGGCCGTCTATTGCCGAAGCGATTCCGACGCCCGCTACGAACGGGTTATTGATATAGATGTTTCCACCCTCGGCCCGCAGATCGCCTTCCCCCATTCGCCGGCCAATGTCCGTGATATTACCACGGGTGATGCCGTCGCCCTGGACCAGGTGTTTATCGGCTCCTGCACCAACGGTTCTCTGGAAGACCTGCGGGATGCCGCCTCAATTCTCAGGGGGCGCCGGGCGGCGGCGGGTCTCCGGTTGATCGTCATCCCAGGATCTCCCCGCATCTACCGTGAGGCTGTTCGGGAGGGGATCATCGAAACATTCCTGGAAGCGGGGGCCGTTATCGGGCCTCCCTGTTGCGGACCCTGCCTGGGAGGGCACATGGGCATACTGGCTTCGGGCGAGCGGGCACTGGCTACAACG